TTAGCGAGCGCCGGCCTGGCAAAGGAAACCAGACTACCGTCACAGACTCCGGAAGCTGTCGCTCCCGGCGGAGTGATAATCGATGATGTGAACCCTGGGACTCTGTCCACGTTGAGACTCAGCGAGCCCAATCTCAGGGCGGGCTGGGACTACTTCGAGAGAACAAAGGGATTCCCGGTGAGTTTTGAGAATGTCGTGAAGATGACCGGCACTGATGCCAGAACAGGCGAAGCATTCGAGGTCACTCTTATTCCATTCGTCAACCCTCGAAGGCAGACGGAAACTTACAACGTGCTCATCTACTGCAAAAGGGGAGACAAGGTAAGTGTGGCCGGAGGTGTTCTTGATGTGAGTCAGAGTCCGCCTGTCGTGAGAGAAGATTACAGCTTTCAGGACGGCCAGGTTTTCTCCTTTGGGGACCGGCTCAGGGGGTGGGCAGGATGTACCGCCGATTTCTGCACCATTGTTGTTGTGGGGTGCAAGCTTGCCGGCGCGTACTACGGACATTGTCTCGCAGGGGGGTGTGCCCTCGCAGCAGCCGGGTGTGGCGTTATGGAGGTTGTCGATTGGCTTGATGACAGAGAACGGAATCAGCAATTCCAAGGACCTCCGCCACCCAGGCGCTGATCAACCGACTTGGTGGCAGCAGGAACTAGTTCCTGTCTCACGCGAGAATAGCGGCACGTACGAGTACCACTAGCATCAGAAAGTTGTGCTCGCCGTGGGAACGGAGGTTGGTCATTCGGGGCAGCCTGCTCTCGCCGGCTGCCCTCGGATGGCCACGGGGAACAATGTGGGCGTTAGTGAAAATTCAGAGAAATACTTCTTGACTAGAATTGAGTAAGAGTGCAAGATTGCGGCGATTGCCTCAAGTGCTTCCGTGTCGGATCGTGCAGCACACACGTCACCCCCCAAGAAGGCAATCGGCGGGAACGGTACAAACACTAAGGAGGTGAGTTGATATGACCAGTGACAAAATGACATCCTGGGGAATGAAGGTGATCAGGTTCAGCCCGCTGGAGATGCTTCTTCTTGGAATACTTGTGTTCCTTGGTTACACATACGCAGGGTTTGGAAAGGAATTCACTCTGGCAGCGTTTGCGGTCGGCGTTGTGCTCTCCCCGATAGCTCTAGGGCTGTACAAAGGGGGCAAGGGTGCATTCACTCCATTCTTGTTGTCCTTTCTTGCGGTCATCCTGGTCTTCCTGGTGGTCACAAGATTGGCAAAACTGGAATCCGGGCAGGGGCCTGTCGTGGGCGGTTTGTACGCGGGGATCTGCCTGCTTTTTGGCACTTCGATTCTCTTCACTCTTCTGAGAGGACGACTGCTGCGTTATCTGCAGGGAAGCGATCAGAAGAGAAGCTGAGAGATAATTTCGTATCTGCCCATCGGAATGAGATAGAGGCCTGCCGCTTCGTTCTTGATTGCTTTGAGTGTTTGCCTCGCGATCTCGATTCCTTCTCTCTGCATGTCCGAAGACTGGCAGGAAGAAAATCTGTCAATTACTGAGCTTGGAATCACCATGCCAGGGACTTCGTTTGCAAGGTAAAGAGCATTCTTGAGGCTCTTAATAGGGAGCATGCCGGCAAGCACGGGGATCTCAAGAAAAGCTATCTTCTTCATAAACGAAAGAAATCTCTCCGCATCGAACACGGGCTGAGTGACGGCAAAATCTGCACCGCTCGCCGCCTTCTCGGCGAGCCTCCGCACTTCGCCGTCTTCATCATCGCTGAAAGGATTGACTCCGATCCCAATGCAAAATGAAGTCCCTCTCTTGAGGCTATTCCCGGCAAGGTCAAGCCCCATGTTCATCCTCTTCATCATCCTCACAAGGCCCGTGGAAGTCACATCAAAGACTCCGGTGGCCTTAGGATAGTCTCCGGCGCTGGGCGGGTCACCGGTAATTGCCAGGATATTCTGTTCACCCAGAGCATGCGCGCCGAGAAGCTCCGCCTGAAGACCTATGAGATTCCTGTCGCGGCAGGTGAGATGTATGAGAGGTTCAATCCCAAGTCTCTCCATTATCAAATGGCCGAACGCAAAGGGACTCATCCGGACTCTTGCCATCGGGCTATCGGCAATGTTCACCACGTCAGCAATGCCCTTCAGGCATTCGATCTTTGAAAGCGCGCTCTCGAAATCAACGTCCTTGGGCGCATCAACCTCAACTGAGACGACAAACTTCTTACCCAGTTTTTCTCTGAATGTCATAGGACGGCTCTAAGCACACTTCTCTCCTGCTCAACCTCTGTGTTTGCAAAGACCGCAGTTGCCCCGCCTGCCTTGAGGATTTCACTTGTCCCTGCGGCGCCGCACAAATTGAGGAGTGCGCCGATCCCGACTGCGGCGTGTGCTCCGGCTTTTCTCGCTTCTCCGAGCTTATGCGTGAGCTTGGAGGAGGAATCCGCCTCGATGAGGAAGATGGAATCATTCTGCCTGAAGCCGGTCTCCCTCAATATTGTCATGATCCCGCCGGAGCGTCCTTCTTCCCACGGCAAAGCAACCGACAGGCCAAATCTCTTCGCCAGGGAAAGAATCTCTTTGAGATCAGAAGGATCACGAGTCTCGACAATGAGGAGGGCCTTGCCCTCGATTGACTCAAGCACGGTCTCGAGCCCCTTGGGACTCCTGGTCTTCAGCGCAAGCGGATTCGGCACGGCATTCTGTATGAGAGTAAGAATCTTCTTCACAAGTTCAGCGGATTCCGGGGCTTCTTGGGGTACGCCCACAAGGAGGACGTCCGCGCCGAATTCAACCTGCCGGGTGGCAAGCGATTGAACCGTAAGGAGTCTCCTCGCTTCAAGGTCGTACTTTGATCCTTCCCCGGAAAGAGCACCTATGGCAGTACCTATCACCATCGGCCTCTTCCCGCCCCCTCCCATGAAGGCCCTCGTCCTTCCTGAGAGCTTGAAGAGCTCACTCACTTTTCTCGTCACCGGTTTCATCGCCCTTACTTTTGCCGCGATTTCCCGTATATGAGAAGGATTCGTTCCGCAGCAGCCGCCGATGATCGACACTCCTTCATCAACGAAGTTTTTCACAAAGCTTGC
The window above is part of the Candidatus Eisenbacteria bacterium genome. Proteins encoded here:
- a CDS encoding methylenetetrahydrofolate reductase is translated as MTFREKLGKKFVVSVEVDAPKDVDFESALSKIECLKGIADVVNIADSPMARVRMSPFAFGHLIMERLGIEPLIHLTCRDRNLIGLQAELLGAHALGEQNILAITGDPPSAGDYPKATGVFDVTSTGLVRMMKRMNMGLDLAGNSLKRGTSFCIGIGVNPFSDDEDGEVRRLAEKAASGADFAVTQPVFDAERFLSFMKKIAFLEIPVLAGMLPIKSLKNALYLANEVPGMVIPSSVIDRFSSCQSSDMQREGIEIARQTLKAIKNEAAGLYLIPMGRYEIISQLLF
- a CDS encoding homocysteine S-methyltransferase family protein, which gives rise to MRIGKNLLDELTYRVLVCDGATGTRIQELGVLQDESIEYTSILRPDLVRRVHSEYIDAGADLIETNTYRANEFMLAKHGLQRRVEEMNRISAWIAVEAAGNRAYVLGSVGPTGRLMTPIGDLHFKDAYNAFKTQISSLVIGGVDGIIIETMYDLRELKAALLALKDTAPGIPRICQMSFNEDGRTSLGTDSLSCATVVEGMDADVIGANCSVGPASLVRVLHEMAEITGNFLSVQPNAGFPTKKAGKIFYPATPEYVASFVKNFVDEGVSIIGGCCGTNPSHIREIAAKVRAMKPVTRKVSELFKLSGRTRAFMGGGGKRPMVIGTAIGALSGEGSKYDLEARRLLTVQSLATRQVEFGADVLLVGVPQEAPESAELVKKILTLIQNAVPNPLALKTRSPKGLETVLESIEGKALLIVETRDPSDLKEILSLAKRFGLSVALPWEEGRSGGIMTILRETGFRQNDSIFLIEADSSSKLTHKLGEARKAGAHAAVGIGALLNLCGAAGTSEILKAGGATAVFANTEVEQERSVLRAVL